A stretch of DNA from Triticum dicoccoides isolate Atlit2015 ecotype Zavitan chromosome 2A, WEW_v2.0, whole genome shotgun sequence:
CATGCTCGTCGCCCACAAGCGGTTCCTCGTGCGCATCCCGGACGCCCTCCCGCTCGACGCCGCCGCGCCGCTGCTGTGCGCCGGGATCACCGTGTACAGCCCCATGAAGCAGCACGGGATGCTGCTGGGCGAGCCCGGGCGGCGGCTGGGCGTGGTCGGGCTGGGCGGGCTCGGCCACGTCGCCGTCAAGTTCGGCAAGGCGTTCGGGCTCAAGGTCACCGTCATCAGCACGTCGCCGGCCAAGGAGCGCGAGGCGAGGGAGAGCCTCAAGGCCGACGACTTCGTCCTGAGCACCGACGAGAGGCAGATGCAGGCCATGGCTCGGAGCCTGGACTACGTGATCGACACGGTGTCGGCGCAGCACTCGCTGGGGcccatcctggagctgctcaaggTGAACGGGAAACTGGTGCTGGTGGCGGCGCCGGACAAGCCGGTGGAGCTGCCGTCCTTCCCGCTCATCTTCGGGAAGAGGACGGTGAGCGGGAGCATGACGGGGGGCATGAAGGAGACGCAGGAGATGATGGACCTGTGCGGGGAGCACGGCATCACCGCCGACATCGAGCTCGTCTCCACCGACGGGATCAACGACGCGCTGGCCAGGCTCGCGCGCAACGACGTCCGCTACCGCTTCGTCGTCGACGTCGCCGGCACTGGCTCCAGGCTCTAGTCACCAGACTCTGGCTTGCTGCTCGTTCCGTCAGAAAGAAAGGATGGGTACCCTACTTCATTTTCAGATCAGTTCAGTTTCAGAGTATGATAGGAGGAAGTCCGTAATTCTGTCGGCATCCAATTGGACAGGACAACGTTCTTAATTTGTCTTCTGCAATTAAATTGTGGTAAAGTGCCACAAAAAAGGGAATTTCATCGACATCTGTATTATATATTTATTTTACTGTTTTGTATCTATATGTCAATATCTCATTGAGTTGTCAAACCTCAAGAAAAAATGATTAACTTGCGACCCACATAAAGATAACTTTTTTTTAACACAAGACAGACATAGATGCTCATACATACACGCACctcacatatactccctccattcctagatatttgtctttttaaagatttcaaatggactatcacatacagatgtatatatacatattttagagtgtagattcactcattttgcttcgtatgtagtcacttgttgaaatctccggaaagacaaatatttaggaacggagggagtatgacatCCTAGCCCTATGAGTACTTTCTTCAGACCAAACTGacagatcatcttgagattgacgaaatcGTCACAGATGTATTATCAGTCGACGGAGACATCTCCTCTCATTGAACGCGCGTAAAGATAGCTGGCTAGTAATGCATCCATCTGATACTA
This window harbors:
- the LOC119353008 gene encoding probable cinnamyl alcohol dehydrogenase 6, which encodes MEVTPKHTQAVSGWAAMEPSGEVVPFAFKRRENGVDDVTIKVHYCGMCHTDLHFINNDWGITMYPLVPGHEITGVVTRVGANVSGFRPGDRVGVGCIAASCLDCDHCRRSEENYCDKVALTYNGIFWDGSVTYGGYSSMLVAHKRFLVRIPDALPLDAAAPLLCAGITVYSPMKQHGMLLGEPGRRLGVVGLGGLGHVAVKFGKAFGLKVTVISTSPAKEREARESLKADDFVLSTDERQMQAMARSLDYVIDTVSAQHSLGPILELLKVNGKLVLVAAPDKPVELPSFPLIFGKRTVSGSMTGGMKETQEMMDLCGEHGITADIELVSTDGINDALARLARNDVRYRFVVDVAGTGSRL